A stretch of DNA from Coccidioides posadasii str. Silveira chromosome 1, complete sequence:
AGAACATAAACAAGCCAATCCATAGTATAGATTGGCAAGCGCAGCCAAGGTTGATACCAGCCGGGGTTAACCTGTCTGTAGTTAGACGCCGTTCGGATGGGAGATGTGTTGTTGTTTGGTGCTTAGCCAGCTTTCACTTTGTGACTTCCCACGTGAACTGCAATGGGAATTTGTTTATCTCGAGAGACTGGACGAGCAAGGGTGAAAGAGAGCCACAAAAGTAGCGCAAGGAAACTGCAAATATCATACCAAGTTACTAAAGCGGCCTGCCTCCAGCGCTACCCTGGGCCTAGTACGATTGTAGCATTTCGGGACAATCCAGATTCCCTCTTGACTACGGGGTATTAGAGGTAATTATAAAAACCAATCAGGCTCTGGCCCAGTGAGGTGTTCGCCAAGTACGCAACCGATGATATTCAATCCGCTGGGAATTGATATTGAACCTTTCCCCAAACGCATCGGCGTCTCAAGAACGATAGCAATGTTTGCATGGCAGAAGATGACCCTGTATGCGAAACTGCGTATGAGGATGCGAGAAAAGCGGTGGAGAAAGGAGACACTTAGGGAAGCGAGGAGTCCCTTTCAATTCGAGATTCCCTTCTGAATCCCCAGAATACACTGTTTCTGCTCCAGAATGGATATGCAACTAGCTGGCAGAGGCTAATAATGGTGAAAAGCTAAAAGACCCATTGCAACCCATTGTGCTGTACTACGCATCTCACAATGAATGGAGCACGATCATTAAGATTTGGGTGTTCTGTCTCCATTTTGGCCAGTTAAAGGGATCATCAGACGGCCCTGACGGCAGCCTGTCAGGAGGTTGTTATGAACTGTCCTTTGAGGAACATTGTCCTCCATTTGAGGCTGAGATCCTTGGGTGGGCTTCTGTCTTGATCTTCCTTTCCCAGACGGTCTTGCGGCGGGGTTGTTGACATTACTCTGCGTGGCTGTCACACAGAAGCTAACGAGCTGCTCAACAAGAATGAAAGTCCGAATGATTGGGAAACAATTCTCCAATCAGGCCGTTGGAATACGATCCGGGTTTCTCTCTATACCCAATGGGGTATCATCTTGGCTTTTCTCCGGTCTTCCCGCAAGTCTCCGCATGGGGATATCCATCGTTCGTATTTTTCCTTCAAGGCAATCGGGACGGCTCTGAACGCGAGGCCGCTCTGGCGGCATGTTATTCCGGAGCATAGCCGTAGAAGTCGTCCATCGGAATAAACAGCGAGCTTTCAGCTGCGTAAAGTTTTAGGATCTGCAGCCAAGAGTCCCGGAATCGTATCCAGTAACGGCTCTCCGTAAAAGCACGGCGCTACGGAGTGTCAAAAACGCGAGGGTGGGGACCCATGTGTTCCCTCAACAAAGCCATTGTTCACATCGTCGTGAAGAGAGAGCGACAGAGTCGCAAAATCCTCCCCTAAAAATCCAAACCCGCGAGCAAGAACCCATAAACTGAAAGCCGACCAGCATGGTAAGCAAGGACCGGAATTGCTTTCAAATTTTGATCATTGGCGGAGGTATAGGGGGGCTGGGCGCAGCGATCTGCCTTTCGCGGAAGGGTCATAACGTTACGGTGCTTGAGGCTGCCAGCAATCTCAATGAAGTCGGAGCGGGAATCCAAATACCGCCAAATAGTACCCGGATCTTGGATTCATACGGATTGACGGAAAAGTTTCTTGGGAAGGTTGTGTGGCCAAGGAACCTTTGCTTTAGAAGATATTGCACTGGAGAAATTATCGGATCGACCCGCTTCCGCGGCGTCTTGGAGAGGAAGTATGGGTTTCCGTATGTATGGCCTTTCTACCATCTGTATGGCCTTGCCTAATCAATTTTGACAGGTACTGGTTGATTCATCGTGCCGATTACCAACGGATCTTGTTCGAAGCCGCCAAGGAGTCTGGAGCCAAAATCATGCTTGGCACTCCTGTAGAATATGTGGATGAGCGGTGCCCTGCTGCCGTCATGGCTGATGGACGGAAGCTGGCGGCAGATTTGATAATTGGAGCGGACGGTGCGTGCAAGAGCTCAATTTTCTGGAGCGTCCTGACGTCATGACCCAGGTATCCGCTCCAAAACCAGACGCGCAGTTATCCCTGAGAAAGAGATTGAAGCGAATGACACGCCGAATTGCGCCTTTCGAGTGACAATTTCGGCGGAAGAGATGCTCGCTGATAGCGAAGTCAAGCACCTCATGGATGAAGAGGACGCCAACTGTTGGATTGGCTATCAACGCCATATCATGGCATATCCAATCCGTCAAGGTGCCATGTATAACCTAGTCCTCTCGTACCCGGGCCAGGCCGCAGCCGGGAAGTGGAACGAGCCAGGGGATCCGGATGAAATGCGAAGGTACTATGCTCACTTCGACCCTACGATCAACAAGGTTCTCGCGAAGGTGAAGTCCTGCTTGAAGTGGAAACTGGCAGATCTGCCTCCTTTGCCAAACTGGGTCAGTCCCAGTGGCAAAGTTGTTCTGATTGGCGATGCTGCTCATGCTATGGTGCCCTATCTGGCACAGGTGAGTCCTCCATGTGTGTAGGCTCCTCACAGTGAACGGGTGTCTTAACCAGACCGCCGTTCAAAGGGTGCTGCTACGGCTATTGAGGATGGCGCTGCCCTGGGTGAATGTCTCGATAGAGCAAAATCGATCCGGGAATTTCCCAAACTCCTCCGTGCATTTGAGACTATCAGAAAGCCCCGCTGCGAAAGAATCCAAGCGGCGGGGCGCGAGAATGGTTATATTTGGCATTTGCCAGACGGGCCCGAGCAAGCGGCTCGAGATCGAGCCATGAAGGGAGTGGCCAAAAAAGCCGAGAAGAATAACGCCTGGAACCCCAACAGATGGTCCGACGAGGAGTTCCAGCCCTGGATGCTTGGCCACGACGTCTTCACTTACGTAAGTGTTCAGTGACAATTCACTAGAAGAGGCAAAATTGCACACTTGTTCACCACATAATATGTATCCATACTAA
This window harbors:
- a CDS encoding uncharacterized protein (EggNog:ENOG410QEG7~COG:H), with protein sequence MVSKDRNCFQILIIGGGIGGLGAAICLSRKGHNVTVLEAASNLNEVGAGIQIPPNSTRILDSYGLTEKFLGKVVWPRNLCFRRYCTGEIIGSTRFRGVLERKYGFPYWLIHRADYQRILFEAAKESGAKIMLGTPVEYVDERCPAAVMADGRKLAADLIIGADGIRSKTRRAVIPEKEIEANDTPNCAFRVTISAEEMLADSEVKHLMDEEDANCWIGYQRHIMAYPIRQGAMYNLVLSYPGQAAAGKWNEPGDPDEMRRYYAHFDPTINKVLAKVKSCLKWKLADLPPLPNWVSPSGKVVLIGDAAHAMVPYLAQGAATAIEDGAALGECLDRAKSIREFPKLLRAFETIRKPRCERIQAAGRENGYIWHLPDGPEQAARDRAMKGVAKKAEKNNAWNPNRWSDEEFQPWMLGHDVFTYTNDMLDVILKQPRPQL